From the Chloroflexus aurantiacus J-10-fl genome, one window contains:
- a CDS encoding sugar kinase, giving the protein MTRFDAIGVGIASWDLVGVTATSPVLGQKQPLAGYTEMGGGPVATALATMARFGAQVALVSAVGDDHYGMAIKAELTRFGVDTSFVVTGRGSSHIAFVLAEPGSDRRTVWWYNEPTVFADLSFPAELAGQTRALLIDSHLPAALSAARQVRAAGGRIMIDAERVNPTVLELLPLCDDIVVSANFARAVTGLSDIVMATQALAERYRTLVVVTAGEAGSWACHNGELIHTPAFPTTPVDTTGCGDVFHGALLFALLRNDPLPAALRFASAAAALKTRGLGGRTALPSLAEVEALVRTTTAQ; this is encoded by the coding sequence ATGACGCGATTTGATGCTATCGGCGTGGGAATTGCCAGTTGGGATCTTGTCGGCGTGACTGCAACGTCACCGGTGTTAGGTCAGAAGCAACCGCTTGCCGGATATACGGAGATGGGTGGTGGGCCGGTCGCGACTGCGCTGGCGACCATGGCCCGTTTCGGTGCTCAGGTAGCGCTGGTCAGTGCTGTTGGCGATGATCACTACGGTATGGCGATCAAGGCCGAGTTGACCAGATTCGGGGTTGACACCTCGTTCGTTGTGACCGGTCGTGGCTCTTCGCATATTGCGTTCGTGTTGGCCGAACCCGGGAGTGATCGGCGAACGGTATGGTGGTACAACGAGCCGACGGTGTTTGCCGATCTCTCATTTCCTGCCGAACTGGCAGGACAAACCCGTGCGTTGTTGATTGACTCTCACCTACCGGCGGCTCTCTCTGCGGCTCGTCAGGTACGGGCTGCTGGAGGACGAATAATGATTGATGCCGAGCGGGTCAATCCAACAGTGCTGGAATTACTACCACTCTGTGATGATATTGTCGTCTCTGCCAATTTTGCCCGTGCAGTCACCGGCCTTTCCGACATAGTAATGGCAACTCAGGCATTGGCTGAACGGTATCGTACACTGGTTGTCGTTACCGCCGGTGAAGCCGGTAGCTGGGCCTGTCACAATGGTGAACTCATTCACACGCCGGCCTTTCCCACTACGCCGGTGGACACAACCGGTTGTGGTGATGTCTTTCACGGTGCCTTACTGTTCGCGTTGTTGCGCAATGATCCATTGCCGGCAGCCTTACGCTTCGCCAGCGCAGCGGCTGCGCTCAAGACACGCGGACTCGGTGGTCGAACTGCGTTACCATCGCTCGCCGAGGTTGAGGCCTTGGTTCGCACTACCACTGCGCAGTAG
- the sucD gene encoding succinate--CoA ligase subunit alpha, with the protein MSILIDANTRLLVQGITGKEGEFHTRQMIEYGTNVVAGVVPGRGGQKAIDGRVPVFNTVAEAVAATGANTAVIYVPAPFAPDAIRESAAARIPLIVCITEGIPALDMVSTYAFVQECGVRLIGPNCPGLLTPGAAKVGIIPGNIAMPGPVGIVSKSGTLTYEAVDALTRLGIGQSTIVGIGGDPIIGTNFIDVLSMFEADPQTEAIVLIGEIGGTAEQEAAAYIKAHVTKPVVGFIAGQTAPPGKRMGHAGAIISGGEGTAQEKIAALESVGVRVARMPTDIAGLVKEALSARAG; encoded by the coding sequence GTGAGCATTCTGATCGATGCCAACACCCGACTGTTGGTACAGGGAATTACCGGTAAAGAGGGTGAATTTCACACCCGCCAGATGATCGAGTATGGGACAAATGTCGTTGCCGGCGTCGTCCCCGGACGTGGTGGTCAGAAGGCGATTGATGGCCGAGTGCCTGTCTTCAATACAGTAGCGGAAGCAGTCGCTGCAACCGGCGCCAACACTGCGGTTATCTATGTGCCTGCACCCTTTGCGCCCGATGCCATTCGCGAGTCGGCAGCCGCCCGTATTCCGCTCATCGTGTGTATTACCGAGGGCATCCCGGCACTCGATATGGTCAGTACCTACGCCTTTGTGCAAGAGTGCGGCGTGCGCCTGATCGGGCCGAACTGTCCCGGCTTGCTTACGCCAGGAGCAGCCAAAGTGGGCATCATTCCCGGTAACATCGCGATGCCCGGCCCGGTTGGGATCGTGAGCAAATCGGGTACCCTGACCTATGAAGCGGTTGATGCGCTCACCCGGCTGGGCATTGGGCAGAGCACTATCGTCGGCATTGGCGGCGATCCGATTATCGGGACAAATTTCATTGATGTATTAAGCATGTTTGAGGCTGATCCACAAACTGAGGCGATTGTTCTGATTGGCGAAATTGGTGGTACCGCCGAACAAGAGGCCGCCGCTTACATTAAGGCCCATGTGACGAAGCCAGTGGTAGGCTTCATTGCGGGCCAGACAGCGCCGCCCGGTAAACGCATGGGACACGCCGGTGCGATCATCAGCGGTGGCGAAGGAACCGCCCAGGAAAAGATCGCCGCGCTGGAAAGTGTTGGGGTGCGCGTTGCCCGGATGCCAACCGATATTGCCGGCCTGGTTAAAGAGGCGCTTAGCGCCCGTGCCGGGTAG
- a CDS encoding Rieske (2Fe-2S) protein translates to MERFKICHRHELLPGQMRYVEIDGLPIGIANVGGDIYAFSDSCRHEGGPLSAGVLIDHTVTCPWHGWTYDVRTGKSIVPPVGLRIATYPVEIINDEIYVLIDWPSSQ, encoded by the coding sequence GTGGAACGGTTTAAAATTTGTCATCGTCACGAATTACTACCAGGTCAGATGCGATACGTTGAGATTGATGGACTGCCAATCGGGATCGCCAATGTTGGTGGTGACATCTACGCCTTTAGCGACAGTTGCCGACACGAAGGTGGCCCACTCTCGGCGGGGGTATTGATTGATCACACCGTCACATGTCCCTGGCACGGATGGACATACGATGTGCGTACCGGCAAGAGTATCGTGCCACCGGTGGGGCTACGTATCGCTACCTACCCGGTTGAGATCATCAATGACGAGATCTATGTGCTGATTGACTGGCCATCGTCTCAATGA
- a CDS encoding GAF domain-containing sensor histidine kinase: MPPLAINQRQLETLSQLLIAGGHHEVADLLQASLDRLIAFWPAQAGALLYVSPYGETTKVMHGKLDAETLLLIEQARDGFTRRDDNGEPIVGSYSIDEGRDLIELPLQSGGQGVGLLHLVVSRNNQQSGGHPPLDEELLVLLVRAIGGEADKLAMLRRAERDLRELHLLYEIGQSLAVNLDLASLLNDIKLRAPKVVGAERCSIFILDEETNELVLEIPGEQRQYRMPADRGIAGWVVTHGVGQIVNDVEHDPRWYDAISREADFVTRSIVCVPMRVKDRVIGAMQLLNKANGQPFTDQDMQLLTTLAAQAAIAIENARLYQRLKEERDRLLLKEAEVRHAIARDLHDGPTQSIAAIAMNIEFIKRLFKAMPERVPAELDTLAELVQKTTHDIRTLLFELRPLGLETQGLLATLQQYVERWRDPSGSDTKLRLEAPAQVPRLSPEVEAAVFIILQEAVNNARKHAHSDTITIYLYVEEDHFVASVRDRGRGFNVAAVESGYVNRGSLGLLNMKERARLIGADLRIRSEIGQGTTVELRIPLSQAR, encoded by the coding sequence ATGCCGCCGCTTGCGATCAATCAGCGCCAACTGGAAACGCTCAGTCAACTGCTTATTGCCGGCGGTCACCACGAAGTGGCTGATCTCTTGCAGGCATCGCTTGATCGCCTGATCGCTTTCTGGCCGGCTCAGGCCGGTGCATTGCTCTACGTTTCGCCATACGGTGAAACGACGAAGGTGATGCACGGCAAACTCGATGCTGAAACGTTGTTGTTGATCGAGCAGGCGCGCGATGGCTTCACCCGTCGTGACGATAATGGCGAACCGATTGTCGGCTCGTATTCGATTGACGAGGGGCGTGACCTTATCGAGTTGCCATTACAGAGCGGCGGGCAGGGTGTGGGACTGCTGCACCTGGTGGTCAGCCGTAACAATCAGCAGTCGGGGGGGCATCCACCCCTGGATGAGGAGTTGCTTGTGCTGCTGGTGCGGGCAATTGGTGGTGAAGCCGATAAGCTGGCCATGTTGCGCCGGGCCGAGCGGGATTTACGCGAGCTGCATCTACTCTACGAGATCGGCCAGTCACTGGCAGTGAATCTCGATCTCGCCAGTCTGCTGAACGATATTAAGTTACGCGCCCCCAAAGTTGTTGGGGCCGAGCGCTGCTCAATCTTTATTCTCGATGAAGAGACGAATGAGTTAGTCCTCGAAATTCCCGGCGAGCAGCGTCAGTATCGGATGCCGGCTGATCGTGGGATTGCCGGTTGGGTGGTGACGCATGGCGTTGGTCAGATTGTGAATGATGTCGAACACGATCCGCGCTGGTACGATGCGATTAGCCGTGAAGCCGATTTTGTCACCCGCTCGATAGTGTGTGTGCCGATGCGGGTGAAGGATCGGGTGATCGGTGCCATGCAGTTGTTGAATAAGGCGAACGGTCAGCCGTTCACCGATCAGGATATGCAATTGCTGACAACGCTGGCGGCTCAGGCGGCCATTGCTATCGAGAATGCCCGCCTCTATCAACGGCTGAAGGAAGAGCGTGACCGGCTGTTGCTGAAAGAGGCCGAGGTACGCCACGCTATTGCGCGCGATTTGCACGATGGCCCCACTCAGAGTATCGCGGCAATCGCGATGAATATTGAGTTCATTAAGCGTCTGTTCAAGGCCATGCCTGAACGAGTTCCGGCTGAACTCGATACCCTGGCTGAACTGGTGCAAAAAACGACCCACGACATTCGCACGTTACTGTTCGAGTTGCGTCCTCTCGGCCTCGAAACGCAGGGTCTGCTGGCAACATTGCAACAGTACGTTGAACGTTGGCGCGATCCATCTGGTAGTGATACGAAGTTGCGCCTGGAAGCACCGGCTCAGGTGCCACGCCTGTCACCCGAAGTTGAAGCAGCCGTCTTCATTATTTTGCAAGAGGCGGTGAATAATGCCCGCAAGCACGCGCACAGTGATACGATCACTATCTATTTGTATGTTGAAGAGGATCACTTTGTAGCCAGTGTGCGTGATCGCGGGCGGGGCTTCAATGTTGCTGCGGTGGAAAGTGGCTATGTGAATCGCGGTAGTCTCGGCCTGTTGAATATGAAAGAACGGGCACGTCTGATTGGTGCCGATCTGCGTATTCGTAGTGAGATCGGTCAGGGGACAACGGTTGAATTGCGTATTCCACTGAGTCAAGCGCGTTGA
- the deoC gene encoding deoxyribose-phosphate aldolase has product MASFIDHTLLKPEATVDQIDRLCSEAERYRFASVCVNPRYVERCARALSGSAVRVCTVIGFPLGATTTKVKVFETVQAIGHGAREVDMVLAIGALRGREYHAVVDDIRAVTDAAHASGVLVKVILETGLLTDFEKVMACMLAVRAGADFVKTSTGFGPGGATVADIRLMRAAVGPTIGVKASGGVRSLAMAQELIAAGATRIGTSAGVAIVQEAEGTNLEPRNSDTY; this is encoded by the coding sequence ATTGCCAGTTTTATCGACCATACACTGCTCAAGCCTGAAGCGACAGTTGATCAGATTGACCGGCTGTGCAGCGAGGCCGAGCGTTACCGGTTCGCCAGTGTTTGTGTCAATCCGCGTTATGTTGAACGTTGTGCGCGTGCGCTCAGCGGTTCGGCAGTGCGGGTCTGCACGGTGATAGGCTTCCCGCTCGGAGCCACCACAACAAAAGTGAAGGTCTTCGAGACAGTACAGGCTATCGGGCATGGGGCACGTGAAGTAGACATGGTGCTGGCGATTGGGGCACTTCGCGGACGTGAATATCACGCTGTGGTTGATGATATTCGGGCTGTTACCGATGCTGCCCATGCCAGTGGCGTATTAGTAAAAGTTATTCTGGAAACTGGCCTGTTGACCGATTTTGAGAAGGTGATGGCCTGTATGCTGGCAGTACGGGCGGGTGCCGACTTTGTGAAAACCAGCACCGGTTTCGGGCCGGGTGGGGCGACCGTTGCCGATATTCGCCTCATGCGGGCAGCGGTAGGGCCGACCATTGGCGTCAAAGCATCAGGTGGCGTGCGTTCACTGGCAATGGCCCAGGAACTGATCGCAGCCGGGGCAACCCGAATCGGCACGTCGGCAGGTGTTGCCATTGTGCAGGAGGCTGAAGGCACAAACCTTGAACCGCGAAATAGCGACACGTATTAA
- a CDS encoding PspC domain-containing protein gives MNTPQTQRLQRLRNDRMLAGVASGLAQYIGVDPVIIRLVFVVLGLVNGMGVLFYILLWLLMPNEDADPTTNNLHTAIGEMRVIMERFLSEVRDVFRR, from the coding sequence ATGAATACGCCACAAACACAACGGTTGCAACGGTTGCGCAATGATCGCATGCTTGCCGGTGTTGCCAGTGGGCTGGCCCAATATATCGGGGTTGATCCGGTTATCATCAGGCTGGTTTTTGTGGTATTGGGCCTGGTGAACGGCATGGGTGTGCTGTTCTATATCTTGTTGTGGTTGCTGATGCCGAATGAAGACGCCGACCCAACGACGAACAATCTGCATACGGCCATCGGCGAGATGCGGGTCATTATGGAACGGTTCCTTAGCGAAGTTCGCGATGTCTTTCGGCGGTAG
- a CDS encoding alpha-amylase family glycosyl hydrolase: MHLILAIGVLFGATIAPLSSVAFADHTPLPASVNLAGDLQSEATGGACGDWDPGCAAAAFSAQGNGVYLFVSQTIPAGSYEYKIAMGSWAENYGANFQQNGPNIPVTLGSAQSVRFYYDHKTHYIADSVRNTIYTVPGNFNDEIGCSGDWQPDCLRTFMSDVDGDGVFTFATDAIPPGNYEFKIATNESWANPNYGAFGNNVPFTVTGPATVIFSFNTATTYVGVEVRSALPQPDNNVEWDGVYHNSRDPLYRTPGGAVPAGTPVTIRLRTFHNDVTAVTLRVYDVNAGAQRFIPMSVVAANTDCYGDYGPRRCDFWAATLNEAQPNNLWYRFIVTDGSDTDYYADNTAALDGGSGRMTDDVVDFSYALMFYDPAFTSPNWARTAVIYQIFPDRFRNGDPHNDPQDGDIRYDDPVITLGWGELPEGYCRHYADATTNCPWRFDTTPPAWSPTIEGPRGRDYYGGDLAGVIEQLDYLQQLGITTIYFNPIFAAGSNHRYDTRDYYRIDPYLGNNGTFAHLVQEARRRGMRVILDSVFNHMSSDSPFFDRYSHYTTLGACESLASPYRTWFNFRTNNVPCTSDDYVGWFGFDSIPEINKSNPDVQSYFLTGANSVTRFWLRRGAAGWRLDVMGDASFPAGYWETFRTVVRQTKRDGLIIGELWQKDSTLLRHLRGQTADTTMNYRLRDAVIGLLLPGGTFDSKGFGDSGRVISPSEFLSRLASIREDYPDAAYYTLMNLLGSHDTERILWTLTPGQETRADKEFNAANLAEGKRRVQLASLIQFTVPGAPTVYYGDEVGVTGDDDPDDRRTYPWPDQGGTPDTNLLNHYRSLTELRNRYPVLAKGDFTPLLADDAAGVVAYGRKYRNKAALVLINRSSTTQTITVPVQGFLPNGVELCALFTVGNQLDETVQVVNGSIQITLNPLSGTVLISEPGADLTPPAAPTNLQVTEEGDRSVSLSWQRPSGGAQAYNIYRSPVSGGGWVKVNTAPVSGLSFTDTTVENGRTYYFVVRALDAVGNEGPASAEVSALPHYRIGWANLQWPPAISHTVSAINTTPDIYGQVWIDGVTSQPGATPGLRAQVGYGPQGSDPRGSNWVWVEATFNVDAGNNDEFKAQLQPETVGTFDYVFRYSTTNGRDWLYADSSGPFSGLPPQPGVLTVLSSGDTTPPAVPTGLQVISASPAGIVLSWNAVGDAYAYEVRRIDGNGNELIFARTTATTFTDTGVMQGATYTYDVRSLDISFNRSAFSAPVTATAELRTVTLVMNVTVPTPVEDAIGRSVYIAGFLDRLDGGLPQWNPGGVVMTQVSATQWTITFTGREGTQLEYKYTLGSWDYVEKGATCEELANRQLTLTYGTSGVQTVNDTVLNWRNVDPCGN; this comes from the coding sequence ATGCACCTCATCCTTGCGATTGGGGTGCTCTTTGGTGCAACGATTGCACCACTCTCCTCGGTTGCGTTCGCCGATCACACGCCATTACCAGCGTCAGTTAACCTGGCAGGTGATTTACAGTCGGAAGCGACCGGCGGCGCCTGTGGCGATTGGGATCCGGGATGTGCCGCAGCGGCCTTCAGCGCTCAGGGTAACGGTGTCTATCTGTTCGTCTCGCAGACGATTCCAGCAGGGAGCTACGAATACAAGATCGCAATGGGGAGCTGGGCTGAAAACTATGGGGCTAATTTTCAGCAGAATGGCCCCAACATCCCGGTGACGCTCGGCAGTGCACAGAGTGTACGGTTCTACTACGATCACAAAACCCATTATATCGCCGACAGCGTGCGTAACACTATCTACACCGTACCGGGTAACTTCAACGACGAGATCGGGTGCAGTGGTGACTGGCAACCAGATTGTCTGCGCACGTTCATGAGTGATGTTGATGGTGATGGTGTCTTTACATTTGCCACTGACGCCATTCCACCCGGCAATTATGAGTTCAAGATTGCCACAAATGAGAGCTGGGCAAACCCAAATTATGGCGCATTTGGGAACAATGTTCCCTTTACAGTTACCGGCCCGGCAACCGTCATTTTTAGCTTCAATACGGCAACTACGTATGTTGGTGTGGAAGTACGTAGTGCACTCCCGCAGCCTGACAACAATGTGGAGTGGGACGGCGTTTACCACAACTCGCGCGATCCTCTTTATCGCACGCCGGGAGGTGCTGTACCTGCCGGTACACCGGTGACAATTCGGCTCCGCACCTTCCACAATGATGTCACGGCGGTAACCCTGCGGGTGTACGATGTCAATGCCGGGGCACAGCGGTTCATTCCGATGAGTGTCGTCGCTGCCAATACCGACTGTTACGGCGATTATGGGCCACGTCGGTGCGATTTCTGGGCGGCTACGCTGAATGAGGCGCAACCGAACAACCTCTGGTACCGCTTTATTGTCACCGATGGCAGTGATACCGACTATTACGCCGATAACACCGCAGCGCTCGATGGCGGCAGCGGACGTATGACGGATGATGTCGTTGACTTCAGTTATGCCTTGATGTTCTACGATCCGGCATTCACCTCGCCAAACTGGGCACGAACGGCAGTCATCTACCAGATTTTCCCTGATCGTTTTCGCAATGGCGATCCGCATAACGATCCGCAAGACGGTGACATCCGGTACGATGATCCGGTGATTACGTTGGGTTGGGGTGAATTACCTGAAGGCTATTGCCGTCACTATGCCGACGCAACCACCAATTGTCCGTGGCGGTTTGACACGACCCCACCGGCCTGGAGTCCAACTATCGAAGGGCCACGGGGACGTGATTACTACGGCGGTGATTTGGCCGGCGTGATCGAGCAACTTGACTACCTCCAGCAATTGGGCATCACGACCATCTACTTCAATCCCATCTTTGCCGCCGGATCGAACCATCGCTACGATACCCGTGATTACTATCGCATCGATCCCTATCTTGGCAATAACGGCACCTTTGCGCACCTGGTTCAGGAGGCGCGGCGGCGTGGGATGCGAGTGATCCTCGATAGCGTCTTCAATCACATGTCGTCGGATAGCCCCTTCTTCGACCGCTATAGCCATTACACGACCCTGGGTGCCTGCGAGTCACTGGCCTCGCCATATCGCACCTGGTTCAACTTCCGCACGAATAATGTTCCGTGTACGAGCGACGATTATGTCGGCTGGTTTGGCTTCGACTCCATCCCCGAAATCAACAAATCAAACCCGGATGTGCAGAGCTACTTCTTAACCGGAGCCAACAGTGTGACACGCTTCTGGCTACGACGCGGTGCCGCCGGTTGGCGCCTGGATGTGATGGGAGATGCCAGCTTCCCGGCAGGCTATTGGGAGACATTCCGCACCGTCGTGCGCCAGACCAAACGAGACGGTCTGATTATTGGTGAGTTGTGGCAGAAGGACTCAACATTGCTGCGCCACCTCCGTGGGCAGACTGCCGATACAACGATGAACTACCGTCTGCGTGATGCGGTGATCGGCTTGCTCCTGCCTGGGGGAACGTTTGACAGCAAAGGGTTTGGTGACAGTGGCCGGGTCATCAGTCCATCAGAATTCTTGAGTCGACTGGCCTCGATCCGTGAAGACTACCCGGATGCAGCCTACTACACGCTCATGAATCTGCTCGGCAGCCACGATACGGAGCGGATTCTGTGGACGCTTACGCCTGGACAGGAGACACGCGCCGATAAGGAATTCAATGCCGCTAATCTGGCAGAAGGTAAGCGGCGTGTCCAACTGGCCTCTCTGATCCAATTCACCGTACCCGGTGCACCGACCGTGTATTACGGCGATGAAGTAGGAGTCACCGGCGATGATGATCCAGATGACCGCCGCACCTATCCCTGGCCTGATCAGGGTGGTACACCCGACACCAACCTTCTGAACCATTACCGCAGCCTGACCGAGCTGCGCAACCGTTATCCGGTGCTGGCGAAGGGTGATTTCACACCGCTGCTGGCCGACGATGCCGCAGGCGTTGTGGCCTATGGTCGAAAGTATCGCAATAAAGCCGCGTTGGTGCTGATCAATCGCAGCTCAACAACGCAGACGATCACGGTACCCGTACAGGGCTTTCTGCCCAATGGGGTAGAACTCTGCGCGCTGTTTACCGTTGGCAATCAGCTCGACGAGACGGTACAGGTCGTGAACGGGAGCATCCAGATCACGCTGAACCCGCTGAGCGGTACGGTGCTGATCAGCGAGCCGGGAGCCGATCTCACGCCACCGGCGGCCCCCACCAACCTCCAGGTCACCGAAGAGGGTGATCGGTCGGTAAGCCTGAGCTGGCAGCGGCCCAGTGGTGGAGCACAGGCGTACAACATCTACCGCAGCCCGGTTAGTGGCGGTGGTTGGGTCAAGGTCAATACTGCGCCGGTAAGCGGTCTGAGCTTTACCGACACCACGGTAGAGAACGGGCGAACCTACTACTTCGTTGTCCGTGCGCTTGACGCCGTCGGGAACGAAGGGCCAGCTTCGGCGGAAGTGAGCGCTCTGCCGCACTACCGGATTGGGTGGGCCAATTTGCAATGGCCACCGGCGATCTCACACACCGTGTCGGCCATCAACACCACCCCGGATATTTACGGGCAGGTCTGGATCGACGGTGTAACCAGTCAGCCCGGCGCGACACCTGGCCTGCGTGCTCAGGTGGGATACGGCCCGCAGGGCAGTGATCCCCGTGGGAGCAACTGGGTGTGGGTGGAGGCTACCTTCAACGTTGATGCCGGCAACAACGACGAATTCAAGGCGCAACTCCAGCCCGAAACGGTTGGCACCTTCGATTACGTCTTCCGCTACAGCACCACCAACGGACGCGACTGGCTCTACGCCGACAGCAGTGGGCCGTTCAGTGGCTTACCGCCACAACCAGGCGTACTCACCGTTCTTTCCAGTGGTGACACAACACCGCCGGCAGTCCCAACCGGCCTGCAAGTGATCAGCGCGTCCCCGGCAGGAATCGTCTTGAGCTGGAATGCCGTCGGTGATGCCTATGCCTACGAAGTACGCCGTATCGATGGCAACGGCAATGAACTCATCTTTGCCCGTACAACTGCAACCACCTTCACCGACACCGGTGTCATGCAGGGGGCAACGTACACCTATGACGTGCGTTCTTTAGACATCTCCTTCAACCGTTCAGCCTTCAGCGCACCGGTAACGGCTACCGCCGAACTCCGCACGGTTACGCTGGTGATGAATGTGACGGTACCGACCCCGGTTGAAGACGCGATTGGGCGCAGCGTCTACATTGCCGGCTTCCTTGACCGGCTCGACGGTGGTTTACCGCAGTGGAATCCGGGTGGTGTGGTGATGACGCAGGTCTCGGCAACACAGTGGACAATCACCTTCACCGGACGCGAGGGCACGCAACTCGAATACAAGTACACCCTCGGATCGTGGGACTACGTTGAGAAGGGTGCGACTTGTGAAGAGCTGGCCAACCGGCAATTGACGCTGACCTACGGTACGAGTGGCGTGCAGACGGTCAATGACACTGTGCTCAACTGGCGAAATGTAGACCCGTGTGGGAATTAG
- a CDS encoding metallophosphoesterase gives MIWTISDLHLSFARPKPMDIFGPGWKDHPERIAQAWRERVAATDWVLIAGDISWAMKLPDALLDLQWIDALPGTKVLIRGNHDYWCPRRVNSIRRHLPPSLRLIGADALDIGEAVVCGTRGWITPETPGFTETDLPIYQRELGLLERALAAGQALAVNKPLIVMIHFPPFVNRQPTEFSRRIAASGAAACIYGHLHRRYDWDNAVQGRVDGVYYQLTACDYLGFGPVAVRGLNGWSGG, from the coding sequence ATGATCTGGACAATTTCTGATCTCCATCTTTCATTTGCTCGTCCCAAGCCGATGGACATCTTTGGCCCCGGCTGGAAAGATCATCCCGAACGGATTGCGCAGGCGTGGCGGGAGCGGGTCGCTGCAACCGATTGGGTTTTGATCGCTGGTGATATTTCCTGGGCAATGAAATTGCCCGACGCCCTGCTTGACCTTCAGTGGATCGATGCCCTACCCGGCACGAAAGTGTTAATCCGGGGCAACCACGATTACTGGTGTCCACGCCGGGTGAATTCGATCCGACGCCATCTGCCACCCAGCCTGCGCCTGATCGGGGCTGATGCTCTTGACATTGGCGAGGCCGTGGTGTGTGGAACGCGCGGCTGGATTACTCCGGAAACCCCAGGGTTTACTGAAACCGATCTCCCGATCTATCAACGTGAACTCGGTTTACTGGAACGGGCACTGGCTGCCGGCCAGGCATTGGCTGTGAACAAACCGTTGATTGTGATGATCCACTTCCCCCCATTCGTCAATCGTCAACCAACCGAGTTTTCCCGTCGAATCGCTGCCTCCGGTGCGGCTGCGTGCATCTACGGCCACCTGCATCGGCGTTACGATTGGGACAACGCTGTGCAGGGGCGCGTCGATGGGGTCTACTATCAGCTCACCGCCTGTGATTACCTTGGGTTTGGGCCGGTGGCTGTGCGAGGATTGAACGGGTGGAGCGGCGGCTAA